In the genome of Spartinivicinus poritis, one region contains:
- a CDS encoding glycosyltransferase family 25 protein — translation MLFAVDKAFCISIKERIDRQKIAKESLAKLGTPLEFWLVDKDVENPERGCYNSHRDIAKYALENNYERVLVFEDDVMFHRIPSARELRRFNQFLKSNRGDIFYLGALLGRLWLTPKLGIARCSAFCTHSYILNKSGMEKLVATPYDGTAVDLVYKRKLDSYLAFPMLTSQLPYDVASSDISTHRNDNVVFTDDSWEVNKRYQYWSALKNFKYTLLNRSNCGPR, via the coding sequence ATGTTGTTTGCAGTTGACAAGGCTTTTTGTATAAGCATAAAAGAAAGAATAGATAGGCAAAAAATTGCTAAGGAAAGCCTTGCTAAATTAGGAACACCCCTGGAGTTTTGGTTAGTCGATAAAGACGTCGAAAACCCTGAGAGGGGCTGCTATAACTCTCATCGTGATATTGCAAAATATGCACTAGAAAATAATTATGAAAGAGTTTTAGTTTTTGAAGACGATGTAATGTTTCATCGAATTCCTAGTGCTAGAGAGTTAAGGCGATTCAATCAGTTTCTTAAGTCTAACCGTGGCGATATTTTTTATTTAGGTGCTTTGTTAGGAAGGTTGTGGCTAACCCCTAAATTAGGGATTGCCAGATGCAGTGCTTTTTGCACCCATTCTTATATACTAAATAAAAGTGGCATGGAAAAGCTGGTCGCTACTCCTTATGACGGAACTGCAGTAGACCTTGTTTATAAGCGAAAGCTTGATTCTTATTTGGCTTTTCCTATGCTGACATCACAGTTACCTTATGACGTAGCTTCAAGTGATATTTCTACCCATCGTAATGATAATGTTGTATTCACCGATGACAGTTGGGAAGTCAATAAACGTTATCAATACTGGTCTGCATTAAAGAATTTTAAGTATACCTTGCTTAACCGATCCAACTGCGGTCCTCGTTAG